Sequence from the Candidatus Accumulibacter similis genome:
GAACTGGCGCTCGGCCTGCTGCTCCTTTGCCTCGGCGGTCCCGGCTTCGTCGCGGCGACGCCAACCTGCACCGGTCGCTTCGCCAACCCGATCACCGACATCTGCTGGCGCTGCATGCTGCCGATCCGCTTCGGCGGCGCGGCCCTGTTGTCGATGGGACAGGAAGACACGCCGAATCCCGGCGGCTCGCCGATCTGCACCTGTCCGTCGAAGGGGCGCATCGGCTTCAAGGTGAGCTTCTGGGAGCCGGTGCGGCGCGTCGATGTCGTTCGCCGTCCGTTCTGCCTGAGCAGCCTCGGCGGGCTCGAACTCGATCCCGGCTTCGACGCGCCGCGCGGCTCGCGTTTCAGCCAGGACAGCACCGCGACCTCGTCCTTCTATCACGCGCACTGGTACGTCGATCCGGTCCTGATCTGGCTCGAAGCGATCTTCGACAATGCCTGCCTGGAGCCGGGCGGCTTCGATATCGCCTATCTCACCGAACTCGACCCACTGTGGCACGACGACGAGCTGACCTTCCTGCTCAATCCCGAGGTCGCGCTCTTCGGCAACCTGCCGGCGCGTGCCGCCTGTGCCGCCGACTGCGTGGCAGCCAGCGCCGGCTTCCCGCTGAACAGCCTGTTCTGGTGTGCCGGCTGCCAAGGCAGTCTCTATCCGCTCAACGGGAATGTCCAGGCACACATCGGCGGCGTCCAGGCATCGAGCCTGGAAATGACCCGCCTGATCGCCAAGATGCACCGCGAGGGACTGATGTGGGCGGCTGCCGGCGAGGACGGTCTCTGTGGCTACTACCCGCAGCCGATCATGGACAAGACCGGCTACAAGTACCACATGCTGTATCCGGTTCCCCAGACCGCGCGCATCGACGGCAAGTGCTGCCAGCCGCTCGGCCGATCGACGATCCGCTGGGGCGCCGGGCGGGAGTTTCCGTTCGAGGGTGAGGATTTCGCGTACATGGTCTTCCGCAAGCGCAACTGTTGTCAGGGGGCGTTCTGAGGCCATGGGCAATTCCTTGCTGCGGGCCGGTTTCCGGGCAACCCTTCTGGCGACGGCCTGGGGTCTGGCGCTGACGCCGGCATTCGCCCAGGTCGCGCCGGT
This genomic interval carries:
- a CDS encoding TraU family protein, giving the protein MKSVRELALGLLLLCLGGPGFVAATPTCTGRFANPITDICWRCMLPIRFGGAALLSMGQEDTPNPGGSPICTCPSKGRIGFKVSFWEPVRRVDVVRRPFCLSSLGGLELDPGFDAPRGSRFSQDSTATSSFYHAHWYVDPVLIWLEAIFDNACLEPGGFDIAYLTELDPLWHDDELTFLLNPEVALFGNLPARAACAADCVAASAGFPLNSLFWCAGCQGSLYPLNGNVQAHIGGVQASSLEMTRLIAKMHREGLMWAAAGEDGLCGYYPQPIMDKTGYKYHMLYPVPQTARIDGKCCQPLGRSTIRWGAGREFPFEGEDFAYMVFRKRNCCQGAF